One Benincasa hispida cultivar B227 chromosome 5, ASM972705v1, whole genome shotgun sequence genomic window carries:
- the LOC120078144 gene encoding peroxidase P7-like translates to MASIISYLFIALSLLAFSANAQLSFGFYAKSCPRLESIVRAGMTKAVNKEKRMGASILRLFFHDCFVNGCDGSILLDDTPTFKGEKNAFPNRNSARGFEVIDDIKTQVEAACNATVSCADILALATRDGVVLLGGPNWAVRLGRKDSRTASESGANNNLPGPASDLSTLISMFTAQGFTAREMTTLSGAHTIGMAQCQFFRTRIYNETNIDPAFATQRQANCPFNGGDSNLAPLDSTNTVFDNKYYVDLTNRRGLFHSDQQLFNGGSQDALVRTYSRNPIIFKSDFVNAMIKMGNLAPASGTITEIRKNCRVVN, encoded by the exons atgGCGTCCATTATTTCTTATCTTTTCATTGCTCTTTCCCTTTTAGCTTTCTCAGCCAATGCTCAGCTCTCGTTTGGCTTCTACGCAAAAAGTTGTCCCAGACTCGAGTCAATTGTTCGGGCTGGTATGACCAAAGCTGTTAACAAAGAAAAACGTATGGGAGCTTCAATCCTTCGCTTGTTCTTCCACGACTGCTTCGTAAAT GGTTGTGATGGTTCTATATTATTGGATGATACTCCAACATTTAAGGGTGAAAAAAATGCGTTTCCAAACAGAAATTCAGCTAGAGGCTTTGAAGTAATTGATGATATTAAAACTCAAGTCGAAGCTGCTTGCAATGCCACCGTGTCATGTGCTGATATTCTTGCTCTTGCCACCCGCGATGGGGTCGTTTTG CTTGGAGGGCCAAATTGGGCTGTACGTCTCGGTCGAAAGGACTCGAGGACAGCAAGCGAGAGCGGAGCGAACAACAACCTTCCGGGACCAGCCTCCGACCTCTCGACACTCATCTCGATGTTCACTGCTCAAGGCTTCACTGCCCGTGAAATGACAACCCTCTCCGGCGCTCACACTATAGGCATGGCCCAATGTCAATTCTTCCGAACTCGCATCTACAATGAAACCAACATCGATCCCGCCTTCGCCACCCAGCGGCAAGCCAACTGTCCGTTCAACGGCGGCGACAGCAACTTGGCCCCTCTTGACTCAACCAACACTGTGTTTGACAACAAATATTACGTAGACTTGACTAATAGGCGCGGCCTGTTTCATTCGGACCAACAACTCTTCAACGGTGGTTCACAAGATGCGTTGGTTCGGACCTACAGTAGAAATCCCATTATCTTTAAATCGGATTTTGTAAATGCGATGATCAAGATGGGGAATCTTGCTCCTGCGAGTGGAACCATCACTGAGATTAGAAAAAATTGCAGGGTGgtgaattaa